One Callospermophilus lateralis isolate mCalLat2 chromosome 6, mCalLat2.hap1, whole genome shotgun sequence genomic region harbors:
- the Lst1 gene encoding leukocyte-specific transcript 1 protein, with product MCSFNWCPFFHYGVLGLGGLLLFLVVTLFTCLCLLRRRVKRLERRWDHLPDQELHYASLQRLPILGSDQVEGEAEGTKEDHSTDYACIAKNKPT from the exons ATGTGTTCATTCAACT GGTGCCCTTTCTTCCACTATGGGGTGTTGGGCCTGGGAGGGCTCCTGCTCTTCCTTGTGGTCACTCTGTTCACCTGCCTCTGTCTGCTCCGTCGGAGAG TGAAAAGATTGGAGAGAAGATGG GACCACCTTCCAGACCAAGAGCTCCACTATGCCTCTCTACAAAGGTTACCCATATTGGGCAGTGATCAGGTCGAAGGAGAAGCAGAAGGCACGAAGGAGGACCACAGCACTGACTACGCCTGCATTGCCAAGAACAAACCCACCTGA
- the Ltb gene encoding lymphotoxin-beta isoform X1 has translation MGALGLQGRGGRPQGTGCLLLAVAGATSLVTLLLAVPITVLAVLALVPQEQGGLVMESAGLGAQAQQGLSKSNGLPSRLHSQIPSSSKNPFLRPGALSSHGKHPWVATLPPVVASTPVPGFQQLQEEKPETDLSSRLPAAHLIGAWMKGQGLSWEAKKEEAFLRSGTQFSGAEGLALPQDGLYYLYCNVGYRGRAPPSGGGPQDRSVTLRSSLYRAGGAYGRGAPELLLEGAETVTPVLDRAGRPQYRPLWYTSVGFGGLVQLRRGERVYVNISHPDMVDYRRGKTFFGAVMVGLVPSASLGKCLHSANV, from the exons ATGGGAGCACTGGGGCTGCAGGGCCGGGGTGGGAGGCCCCAGGGGACGGGCTGCCTCCTGCTGGCTGTGGCAGGAGCCACTTCGCTGGTGACCCTCCTGCTGGCAGTGCCTATCACTGTCCTGGCTGTGCTGGCCTTGGTGCCCCAGGAGCAGGGAGGACTG GTAATGGAGTCCGCAGGCCTGGGAGCACAAGCCCAGCAAGGACTGAGTAAGAGCAATGGACTCCCTTCCCGTCTGCATTCCCAGATACCCTCTTCCTCCAAGAATCCATTCCTGCGCCCTGGAGCCCTGTCCTCTCATGGGAAGCATCCATGGGTGGCTACCCTGCCCCCAGTTGTGGCCTCTACACCAGTTCCAGGGTTTCAGCAGCTGCAGGAAGAGAAGCCAGAAACAGATCTCAGTTCCAGGCTCCCGGCTGCCCACCTTATTG GCGCGTGGATGAAGGGACAGGGGCTAAGCTGGGAGGCGAAGAAAGAAGAAGCGTTTCTAAGGAGCGGGACGCAGTTCTCTGGCGCCGAGGGGCTGGCCCTCCCGCAGGACGGCCTCTATTACCTCTACTGTAACGTCGGCTACCGGGGTCGGGCGCCACCTTCCGGCGGGGGCCCTCAGGATCGCTCCGTCACACTGCGCAGCTCGTTGTATCGGGCTGGTGGCGCCTACGGTCGGGGCGCTCCCGAGCTGCTGCTGGAGGGCGCCGAAACCGTGACTCCAGTATTGGACCGTGCCGGGAGGCCACAGTACAGACCCCTCTGGTACACAAGCGTGGGGTTCGGCGGCCTGGTGCAGCTCCGGAGGGGCGAGAGGGTGTACGTCAACATCAGTCACCCCGATATGGTGGACTATAGGAGAGGGAAGACCTTCTTTGGGGCCGTGATGGTAGGGTTAGTGCCCTCTGCGTCCCTAGGAAAATGTCTGCATAGTGCGAATGTATGA
- the Ltb gene encoding lymphotoxin-beta isoform X2, producing MGALGLQGRGGRPQGTGCLLLAVAGATSLVTLLLAVPITVLAVLALVPQEQGGLIPSSSKNPFLRPGALSSHGKHPWVATLPPVVASTPVPGFQQLQEEKPETDLSSRLPAAHLIGAWMKGQGLSWEAKKEEAFLRSGTQFSGAEGLALPQDGLYYLYCNVGYRGRAPPSGGGPQDRSVTLRSSLYRAGGAYGRGAPELLLEGAETVTPVLDRAGRPQYRPLWYTSVGFGGLVQLRRGERVYVNISHPDMVDYRRGKTFFGAVMVGLVPSASLGKCLHSANV from the exons ATGGGAGCACTGGGGCTGCAGGGCCGGGGTGGGAGGCCCCAGGGGACGGGCTGCCTCCTGCTGGCTGTGGCAGGAGCCACTTCGCTGGTGACCCTCCTGCTGGCAGTGCCTATCACTGTCCTGGCTGTGCTGGCCTTGGTGCCCCAGGAGCAGGGAGGACTG ATACCCTCTTCCTCCAAGAATCCATTCCTGCGCCCTGGAGCCCTGTCCTCTCATGGGAAGCATCCATGGGTGGCTACCCTGCCCCCAGTTGTGGCCTCTACACCAGTTCCAGGGTTTCAGCAGCTGCAGGAAGAGAAGCCAGAAACAGATCTCAGTTCCAGGCTCCCGGCTGCCCACCTTATTG GCGCGTGGATGAAGGGACAGGGGCTAAGCTGGGAGGCGAAGAAAGAAGAAGCGTTTCTAAGGAGCGGGACGCAGTTCTCTGGCGCCGAGGGGCTGGCCCTCCCGCAGGACGGCCTCTATTACCTCTACTGTAACGTCGGCTACCGGGGTCGGGCGCCACCTTCCGGCGGGGGCCCTCAGGATCGCTCCGTCACACTGCGCAGCTCGTTGTATCGGGCTGGTGGCGCCTACGGTCGGGGCGCTCCCGAGCTGCTGCTGGAGGGCGCCGAAACCGTGACTCCAGTATTGGACCGTGCCGGGAGGCCACAGTACAGACCCCTCTGGTACACAAGCGTGGGGTTCGGCGGCCTGGTGCAGCTCCGGAGGGGCGAGAGGGTGTACGTCAACATCAGTCACCCCGATATGGTGGACTATAGGAGAGGGAAGACCTTCTTTGGGGCCGTGATGGTAGGGTTAGTGCCCTCTGCGTCCCTAGGAAAATGTCTGCATAGTGCGAATGTATGA